In the Arachis ipaensis cultivar K30076 chromosome B04, Araip1.1, whole genome shotgun sequence genome, caaagacaaataataacaataataaaatgagtaaaagtACATACACAGTAAAATTATtaacatgaatacttaacaaatacacatattaaactattccatcattgatcaaatgaccaatatttccttcaaaatccttaaagaaattagatacatcataatgagtggtggaattttcattatttgaaacaaaatttgtttcctttcctttatcatcccttttcaaggatgcttgataaagatcaactaggtgtcttggggtacgacaggtacgtgaccaatggccctttccatcACAACGGAAGTATTTATCCTTAATTGATTTACTttacccattgtttctttctttatcccacttctggtaagatcctttcttgtgaacataatttcttttccttccataatttttcttgttatcaaaatcttgccatttacctcttctggggttataagttgccgcatttgcttcagaaaatggggcgacgccagctgggcgcgcttcatgatttcttaagagcaactcattgttgcgttcagcaacaagaaagaaagaaattagctcagaatatctttaaatcctttttctctattgctactgcaggagcacattcgaggcatggaaggtcgagaaagttttctctaacatatcggacTTGAGGAGGTATCACTGTCGtttgatgattgtacctttcttcaaggtctttccacagatctgcaggatcttttaatgtgggatattcatttttcaatcatacgtcaagatgacgatgaaggaAAATCATAACTTTGGCTTTATtcttctgggatgtattattttcagccttaatggtatttccaagatccattgaatcaagatagattttagcatatagtatcaatggtaaataattatttccagatatatcaaaagcattatattcaagatgaaagagttttgacataataaaaatttgttacctgaagtcTTCCTAAAATATCGTTAGAATTtggtgctgataacgtgttataaaataactaaataaataaataagaaagatgtaacaaataaagaaatataatgagagagagagagttgttaTTGATGTTATATTACATTTGCTTCGTATTACACTCCTATTTATATACACACAAAAAGTAACATTTTCAACTTTCATTAAATTTATCTCTCTTAAAAATATGTTCATTATTAAATGATGGTCATCCACCTCATTTGATCTTATCATAACAAACAAATATATATTGAGCTGTCTTGGTGCACAATTATTGCATGTGGTGTATGTCCGTGGTCAGGTTTGTAAAGGAAAAAGATACCTGAAGAAATATAGGCATACAATAGTGATGTTTTAGTTTAAGTGATttggtattaattaattattagtccaacaaaatcaaaatatactTCTATGTTTAATGAGTCTTCATAAAAGAAATTTAGCatcaacaaacaaacaaaaaaactcttaaaccaataaattaatttatttttgtgaAATACGTTtcggattttttatttatttatttgtgtcAATTGACTCAATTCTGTTTTGTCCAAATAAATAAGTGATGTTTGGGTGAAAAAATTTTCATCGATATTGGATTCTAATAAAATTACACAAATGATGGAGAAGAATTCCGTTAATTGTCAAAATAAGTGGATCATGGCAGAAGTGGCCAAAATAATTTAACTTTGATGAAGTTGTTGGTGTATATATAATGATAAACAGATTTAAAATTTAGGATTTAGAAATATAATATTAAGATTTTTTTATCGGAGATAAATTacgtaaaatataaaaaaaaaaaaaaccatgatGCAAAAGTATATTTAATATGAATTTTTCACCCCCAACAAATTGTCATCAtccataattttatattataccATTGTTAATCACATCTCCATACTACACCATTATTTAAACCATTTAAGAAATTATTAGTGGGGAGAAGTTGTTTGGCTTGGCACAATAATAATGATCGAAATAATATTTTAGTCATCCAAAAACCACACCGTTTTAAATACCGaaagattgaatgaatatatatatttaaaataaaaattcatgtTAAACGCCTTAATCATGTAAGAGTAAAAACCCTTATCCACTTAAGTCTTTAAATATTAATGAGAAGTACTTTTGTAGGAACAAATAAAGTAATAAGATTACATGATTtgaaaataggtttaattattctaaaaaTTTCTATATTTTCACAAAATATTCAATTAGATACTTAGTACTAACAAATGTCCCTGAaaaattgaatattttaaaatatttgttattaTGTTTGACATAGAaagattttaaatatttttagaatattttttttttaaattataaggaCGAAATTATAGGACCACAACTACTTATTAGtacaaatatattttaaaaaatttggtacatttGGTATGAAGGCCTTTCGTAAACTGAAGTATACATaggtttttttattattaaaaatttaaggagttaattttatgtaaagttgatagttgaaggactaaattatcatctaataagAGCTATTAGCTgttaattttatatgaaattaCCCGTACTTaaatttctatctttttttttttattatatatgtagGAAGAGGTTTTCTTTATTTTGACAGTAAATGAATGCtttggattttctttatttattttgtttatctcACTAATAAAGACTATTTCGACGTTAATTTCTACTTtatcattttgtttattttttaaatttaaaaacagCAATGAACTTACAATACTAACGTGAAAGATAATTAATAGATCAAATAAAATTAAGCACTGAACTATTCTTGGATCGGAGCAACTGAAAATTTCTTAAAGATTAAAGTATATAATCTTTAAATATTAAagcactaaaataaaaatatttcaagAATTAACTGTTTCATAAAAAATTACATACCGTTAAAATAGAAACTATAATTTATCACCTATTTTGAGAGCACATGATTTCACCCCCTAAAACTAGTTTAACACAtgttttatatattattactGTCTTAATTACTTAATCAAATATTTAtatcaataatattaaaaaaacaaaaaatagcccaaacttattttatttaatatttattaattttaataataattaataaatattaaataagacaaaatctaatttatttttggctaatttttttgataaaaactcaggtgaagtcgacttcacataAAGTTGATACTTGaaagtcgttagatgaaaatttggtcaaattagtcaaatcatttaatggctctcaagtatcaacttcacgtcAAGTCAACTGCAACTAAGTTtccaccaattttttttattaccaatCGAACATTTCTATAATAATAGCTTAAGTAGAAATTCCATAAGCCTCCGCCGGCAACCGCGGCATTGCAAATGCCATGAGTGGCTTTGCTTTTATGGTACTTCCTTCTGTTTCGGAGAGGTCAATGGTTTTTTCATTGGGTGGCACACTCCAATTGAAGCCATGCAACATCCTAGCAAATAACATAACTGTCATGGTAGAACCAAGATTGATTCCGGGACATGCACGTCTTCCGGTGCCAAACGTAATCAACTTCAAACTCGGctcatttaaattcaaattcttaAACCCatcaatattattattatctttttctaAATGGCGTTCGGGTTTAAACTTCAAGGGTTCTTCCCATATTCTTAGATTTTGTCCGATTCCTTGCCGTCTTAGAACAATGTGGCTACCTTTTGGAATGAAGTATGTGTTGTCGGCAATAAATGTGTCTTCCATGGAAACATGGGTAGCGTTGATATCATCAATGGGGTGAAGGCGAAACACTTCTCTTGCACATACTTTTATGTAATTGAGTTTTGGAATGTCTGATTCTTGAACTTGTCTTTCCTTGCCAACCACCGTATCTAATTCCTCCACCGCCTTTCGGAGCGTCTCCGGCCGATTTAGCATCTCGGCAAGTCTCCATTCAAAGGCATTCGATGGATTGTCCACGGTTGCAATCATCATATCCTGaacataaatttttatttattgagtAATCTAAAAAGCGAAAACTCGGTGCagtcaattttatgtgaaattgatagttgaaaaatttagtcaaatctgttaaattatttaacaacTTTTAACTACGTAAAATTGACTGTATCTAAATTTTTTCACCAAAAAATCAAATTGAAGATTCATGTGTATGCATGTATATGATTGAATAATGGATGTCTCTccctaattttatttgaaaactcaacattatttgaaaaaaaaaagttgaatatGTATATGCAAttctttttatataaaattaatagttaaaaattattaaattatttaatatatttaattaaattattatctaataatttttaacagTACATCAATTATATACGCATGAAAGTTAAATTTGATATTTGGTGAAAATCAGAACTCTTGTTTTACTTATGAACTGAAAAAGACCTTCATATACTCATCATTTCACTCaatatgtaattttttaaaacattttctcTTAATTCCACCTTGATTATATATCAACCTTTAATAATGTTCATTAAAAATGTGTAACTTATGCACTGAAAGTTAAAAATACAATATAATATATAAAGATATATAGTAGAGTATCAAGTGTTATTACCATAATTTGAGACTTAATTTCATCAAGAGTCAAAAGTGGATTATCATTTGCATCTTTCAAGGAGATTAGAACATCAAGCAAGTCCTCTTCACATGTTCTTTTACCATTCTTCCATTGCTGAACCCTATCTTCAATTAAGGGATCATGATACTTCAATATCAACTTAGTGGCCATCTTCAAGTTCTTCTTATGACCATCCAAGTCAAGCTCTCTCAAGCATGCAACATAATCAGAGATAGAGAATGCAAAGAGGTATCTCAAAACAGTGAAGATTGCATCAATATGTTCCACCTCCTCAAATCCGGGTCCTCCATCTTCCCTTCCTTTACCAAAGTGCCTTGCATTGAAGACCAACCTgttggaataataataataataatacaattcATCAATGTATGtcaagaataaattaaaaaaaaattctcaaaataTTAAGCTCTTTATTATTAAGGTCTCATGTTTAAATTTCCTAGaggataaaaatataaaaacattaaagataaaatattacaaataaaaaagttatatttCTATTTGTATCTACTGCATTTCTCATAATATTTTAGTTAACCAAAAAATTgaacaacttttttttttctagaaCAAATAATATTTTGTCTGTTTCTGTATTtgtctattttttaaattattttttgtctTCTAGTATATTTCTATGTCATCATGAAATTTAATCATATCACATAATCGACATGTACATTAATACACATATggtttaactaatttttaattaataaataatttataatataaaatttaataaaaataaattgttatTAACTAAAAAATAGTCAATTTTCTAGTTGaacttaaaaaagaaaagaaaagtttttttttttttgaattgataTCCCACCTTCTAATAATGTTGCCACAATAATGTCGTGCCACAATCCTCGCATCCACAAGACCGCCACCATTCTTGTTGCATTGATTGTAAACATAGAGAACGATGTTGTCGGCTTCCTCCACCCTCTTGTCTTGTAGCCATTGGAGTCTTCTTGGAGACACCAATTCATTGGCCATAACTCTCTTCATTTTCTTCCATTGTTCTCCATAGGGCACTACTATTGTACTCAAGTACCCACCTGAGACATGTTCACTAGACCAATTCGTAGGCCTCGACGCGAAAATTGAATCTTGTTTTGTCAATAATTCGCGAGCGATTTCAGGACTAGTGATGGGAATAACATGAATGTTACCTAGACGAATGCACGCGATTTCGGTGTTTAGATCACTCATGATCTTATGTATCCATCTAGATGCTGATTTGTTTGCTACCATTTCAGGTAGGTTACCAATTATAGGCCATGGTTTTGGTCCCGGAGGAAGTAATGTAGTTTGTTTGCGTTTTGAAGTTATTTGGTGTTTGAGGAATTTGAGAAATGGGGTGATGAATCCAACAAGTAAGAGAAGGAGATAACAAAATCGTAGAGAGCTAATAAGAGAAGATTCCATGGCTTGGAAGTGAAGTAAATTGATGAAGCTCAATTTTAGGTTTAAGCTAAGATGtgtatgtgattattattattagggtttAGTTTGATGTGTTGAATTGTTTAGTGTAGTTGTCTTTCTTTATTTATAGATGTAAGATATATGTGATATCATGGGGATGGAAATGACACGTTTGCATGGCACGATGATTTGGCTAGAGTAAATTAAAACATGAACAAGTTTGCATGCAATTAACATGTGAGTGATTGATAACACGTGAGATTATCTACAATAACACGTTTTCACTCTTTGGACTTCACTAACCTTTAAAATTTTCTACTTTCCAATATATATAAGGGGTGTTTTCGATGCGGTTTGGATTGGTTTTGAGTCAAAAATTCATCCGATCCGAATATTAATTTTacttgcggtgcggtttggattgaattggatttgcggttttataaattaaaaaaactaaatatatataacaagtctcaacgtcaaattttaaataatcaacaatgacataacaagccTCAACAATATCTTTAAAAGCCaacaataacataacaatagaaataaaattatagattagttaaaataaataaataaataacattttgaacataaaatatttattaaataacaataacacatgaataatataaaaatgtataaacaattgaacatgttataagtataattgtaaatataataataaaataataatattatagtacattgtgcggtttggattggattggattggtTATGAAAATTAGATCCGAAATTCGATCCGatccagcggtttgcaaaaaatagaatccaatcaaatccgaattagtgcaGTTTTAATCGATTTTCGATTTAAATTGGAATAGATGAACGGTTTAATTTAAATCGGTTTAAATTTGAACAcccctatattatatatatatatataatttccaCACGTATCAAcgtttttcttttatctttatgcTGATTTATTTACACGTATCAAGCACATAATAATTGACTAAACGTATATACACGCGAAATGGGCTAACAACTTCGGACTAAttaattaatctttaattttttttacaaaaatatttattaGTAACAAAAAAGATTAACAAACAATAATTAAATGTTAGATGTAATTGTTGATATATTCTGGAGCATATGTTAGGATAGTGGTTTACCTTTGTGGTTTTGCCCTAAATGCTGTGTATttgtctgtgtgtgtgtgtgtttgcttGGTTTAATTTTAAGGGGAGCTCAATTTGCTATAATTCTACATATGCCCTTGTAAcaacaatattttttattatctaaCTATACTAATAAATACCATTAAGCCCCTTTGAGTTTAATTAGTTTAGTGTCAATATATTAGGCTGCATTTGTTTACAGAGACAGAACATTGAGATAGAGATATAGAGACGCAAAATTGTGTTTGATAGAAGAGACATAGATAGAAATAATGTGtctagagacactgaattagtgtattttgtgtccatcctagcaggaaggacacagagacactaacaagtgacacaacttattttttattttttttcattatttttgttaattttttataattatattttttattattatattttNNNNNNNNNNNNNNNNNNNNNNNNNNNNNNNNNNNNNNNNNNNNNNNNNNNNNNNNNNNNNNNNNNNNNNNNNNNNNNNNNNNNNNNNNNNNNNNNNNNNNNNNNNNNNNNNNNNNNNNNNNNNNNNNNNNNNNNNNNNNNNNNNNNNNNNNNNNNNNNNNNNNNNNNNNNNNNNNNNNNNNNNNNNNNNNNNNNNNNNNNNNNNNNNNNNNNNNNNNNNNNNNNNNNNNNNNNNNNNNNNNNNNNNNNNNNNNNNNNNNNNNNNNNNNNNNNNATATTTTTCATCGATCTCAAATtctttgaatgaaaaaaaatgagaataaattggattttcataatttattttaatttatcaccaaacaaaatacaaaatacaaaattttgtatCTTTGTCCATCAATATCTTGTCCTGCTCTCAGAAACAAACGCAGCCCTTAGAGACTTGTGTACTTTAGCGGTCACTAACCATTTGCCTTAGCTTTTGCCTTATATTGTTAAGGATGATATACTTTGTTAGCTTCTTCCTTTTAAAAAAAGAATAattgaccatttgtacccatgatagTTCAGAACGCTGACAAATATACCCATCGTAGAAGGAAATTGACTTTGTAACCATGAGAGATGGGCTCGTGTGACAAAAATAGCCTGGCTTGGGTTGGCACCTGCTTCGGATATGTATAGTCCTACATGGCAATCCGAACCTCCCAAAGCCCAATCCACGTGGATCTGAACGTTGTATATGTAGATAATGGTTGAAATGAAAACCCTAGCAAGTTCTCTTCCCCAATTCGAACCATAACCCCAAATCTAAAATTTTGTTGCAATTTGAACCATAACC is a window encoding:
- the LOC107637425 gene encoding isoleucine N-monooxygenase 2-like, with the translated sequence MESSLISSLRFCYLLLLLVGFITPFLKFLKHQITSKRKQTTLLPPGPKPWPIIGNLPEMVANKSASRWIHKIMSDLNTEIACIRLGNIHVIPITSPEIARELLTKQDSIFASRPTNWSSEHVSGGYLSTIVVPYGEQWKKMKRVMANELVSPRRLQWLQDKRVEEADNIVLYVYNQCNKNGGGLVDARIVARHYCGNIIRRLVFNARHFGKGREDGGPGFEEVEHIDAIFTVLRYLFAFSISDYVACLRELDLDGHKKNLKMATKLILKYHDPLIEDRVQQWKNGKRTCEEDLLDVLISLKDANDNPLLTLDEIKSQIMDMMIATVDNPSNAFEWRLAEMLNRPETLRKAVEELDTVVGKERQVQESDIPKLNYIKVCAREVFRLHPIDDINATHVSMEDTFIADNTYFIPKGSHIVLRRQGIGQNLRIWEEPLKFKPERHLEKDNNNIDGFKNLNLNEPSLKLITFGTGRRACPGINLGSTMTVMLFARMLHGFNWSVPPNEKTIDLSETEGSTIKAKPLMAFAMPRLPAEAYGIST